One part of the Desulfurococcaceae archaeon genome encodes these proteins:
- a CDS encoding DUF6092 family protein — protein sequence MDGDKKAVRVFELLAYLASSARGLLEEPREYGPLRCLDAMRRLIDMVLETRLIEDEEVTKYLEELRSRLSRGIILLMYSAEEFRKFIINVNVELSEKTTRVLERYYNK from the coding sequence GTGGACGGGGATAAAAAGGCTGTTCGTGTCTTCGAGCTATTGGCGTACTTAGCATCAAGTGCAAGGGGACTACTCGAAGAACCGCGCGAATACGGGCCGTTAAGGTGCCTGGACGCGATGCGAAGACTTATTGACATGGTGCTGGAAACGAGGCTTATAGAAGACGAGGAAGTTACTAAGTACCTCGAGGAGTTGAGAAGCAGGTTATCACGGGGAATTATTCTACTAATGTACAGTGCAGAGGAGTTCAGGAAGTTCATAATAAACGTTAACGTGGAACTCTCAGAAAAAACCACTAGAGTGCTTGAGAGATATTATAATAAGTAA
- a CDS encoding nitroreductase family protein has protein sequence MASTSKFEILADIVKTRRTVREYSEESVPREVVETVLDLARWSPSGSNVQDWRFVVVTDRKLLKAIKMFSPGWLGGGNPVAIVICSDRKWAYEKAGPLARDVMYLVHAGIVAQTIALLAHAMGLGTNMIMSFSKEAVKKILDLPESWDPVMIILLGYPKHIPEPPPRLALSELVVWR, from the coding sequence ATGGCGTCTACATCGAAGTTTGAAATCTTAGCAGATATTGTAAAGACGAGGAGAACTGTGAGAGAATACTCCGAAGAGAGCGTTCCAAGAGAAGTGGTAGAGACTGTTCTAGACTTAGCGAGGTGGAGTCCTAGTGGCAGTAATGTTCAAGACTGGAGGTTTGTGGTTGTTACGGATAGGAAGCTACTAAAAGCAATTAAAATGTTCTCTCCGGGATGGCTCGGCGGCGGTAATCCAGTGGCCATAGTGATATGTTCGGATAGGAAATGGGCGTACGAGAAAGCAGGACCCCTTGCAAGAGATGTGATGTACCTAGTTCACGCAGGTATAGTCGCCCAGACAATCGCACTTCTCGCTCACGCGATGGGCCTTGGAACAAACATGATCATGTCCTTCTCCAAGGAAGCTGTCAAGAAAATACTAGACTTACCGGAAAGCTGGGATCCCGTTATGATAATCCTACTGGGGTATCCTAAACACATACCAGAACCACCACCGAGATTAGCGCTTAGCGAGCTAGTAGTATGGAGGTGA
- a CDS encoding cytosine permease translates to MFLDLSAIYTTAVNERYINYPLHLIQGVKPLTTAEERKYEWIDVMGDYSLVPVPEEALRTTTAIFFVFTGVLACIAALWGGAVLGLQYTLRDMVVVAIVGCLIQGVIGFLTAYMGAASRLSTYANMSWPYGRYGAFLWGLALAGITCGIGWFAVETWLFGIMMHDLVPDNPLMSVGVASIWGGLLMMTTAAIGIKGIAFLSYLTVPFWIVLASISFASGIMVGGGWEKVLTAQPAQPAPFGVGVAQVVGLYIAGATITADISRFAKSRVGAGLAWFVQVMVVEVFFLVGAGILVLAMGGARITEALLAVGVGLGAYLLAVLGQWTTNDNNLYSGALNFTLISPVSRRALVIILGVLGTAVAAYVGFVAGASFDPFISFLTLLGSFVPAVAGTLIADFYIYRGLYKKIPVTERYKLRIGDRIPEINLTGWISTAIGGVLGTWVITAGIPSLNSLLISLIVYSILAIVFDKAGVHLTIGKYEVREYGLAPKWAVRRVSEARKR, encoded by the coding sequence TTGTTTCTCGACCTTTCCGCGATCTACACCACTGCCGTGAATGAAAGATATATAAACTACCCTCTTCATCTCATACAGGGGGTAAAGCCCTTGACCACCGCTGAAGAGCGTAAATATGAATGGATAGACGTCATGGGCGATTACTCCTTAGTACCAGTCCCCGAAGAAGCCCTTAGAACTACGACAGCAATATTCTTCGTATTCACGGGAGTTCTCGCCTGTATAGCAGCACTGTGGGGCGGGGCAGTACTGGGCCTTCAGTACACCTTAAGAGACATGGTAGTGGTCGCTATCGTAGGGTGTCTAATACAGGGCGTAATAGGCTTCTTAACAGCCTACATGGGGGCCGCGAGCAGGCTGTCTACATACGCCAACATGTCATGGCCCTATGGCAGGTATGGCGCGTTTCTATGGGGGCTTGCACTAGCCGGTATCACGTGTGGAATTGGGTGGTTCGCCGTAGAAACATGGCTGTTCGGTATAATGATGCATGACCTAGTACCCGATAACCCGCTCATGAGTGTAGGCGTTGCCTCCATATGGGGCGGGCTACTAATGATGACCACGGCCGCCATCGGGATAAAGGGTATAGCATTCCTCAGCTACCTCACAGTACCGTTTTGGATAGTTCTAGCCTCAATATCCTTTGCATCCGGCATAATGGTCGGCGGTGGGTGGGAAAAGGTACTCACCGCACAACCCGCTCAACCAGCGCCGTTTGGCGTAGGCGTGGCGCAAGTCGTAGGCCTGTACATCGCCGGCGCAACAATTACCGCGGACATTTCCAGGTTCGCTAAAAGCCGGGTAGGTGCCGGGCTCGCCTGGTTTGTCCAGGTAATGGTCGTCGAGGTGTTCTTCCTAGTAGGTGCTGGAATACTGGTACTCGCAATGGGAGGTGCTAGAATAACGGAGGCCCTACTAGCTGTCGGAGTTGGTTTAGGAGCATACCTACTAGCCGTTCTAGGTCAGTGGACAACAAACGACAACAACCTATATAGTGGAGCACTAAACTTCACACTAATATCACCTGTAAGCAGAAGAGCATTGGTCATTATACTAGGAGTACTGGGAACAGCAGTAGCAGCGTACGTTGGATTCGTAGCCGGCGCCAGCTTCGACCCGTTCATATCATTCCTGACACTTCTGGGAAGCTTCGTACCCGCAGTCGCGGGCACACTCATAGCCGACTTCTACATATACAGAGGGCTTTACAAGAAAATACCGGTAACAGAGAGGTATAAGCTGAGAATAGGCGATAGGATACCGGAAATAAACTTAACGGGCTGGATTTCAACGGCCATAGGCGGTGTTCTCGGAACATGGGTTATAACGGCCGGAATTCCTTCACTAAACAGCCTGTTAATATCGCTTATCGTATACAGCATACTTGCAATAGTGTTTGATAAGGCAGGCGTGCACCTAACTATTGGTAAGTACGAGGTAAGAGAATACGGTTTAGCCCCTAAGTGGGCTGTAAGGAGGGTAAGTGAAGCACGTAAGAGGTGA